DNA sequence from the Prochlorothrix hollandica PCC 9006 = CALU 1027 genome:
ACCAAGGAGGGGGGATCAGCGGGAGAGAGGGAGGAGAGTCTGGGAGGATTCAACCCCGGTGGATGACAGCCGAGGGACGCTGAGGGGGGCGCTGAGGGGGACGGGACTGGGGCAGGAGACTGGGCTTGACGCGGTACAAAAACAGCACCACCAGGGTCGTAAAAATACCTTCAATGGCCATGACTGGCCCATGGGCCAGCAACAACCCCCCCAGGACTTTGCGCTCCGTGGAACCGGCCAAACCGAGGGGCAGGGTGCCCAGCACCAGACCAAAAAAACTGAGGGCCGACAGCCCCACCCCCAGTGCCCCAGAGGCAAAGGCAAATAGCCCCAAACGCCACACCTGCCAAGACGGCGATCGCCGCTGTTCCCACGGTTGTCGGGCACCGGATCTCCCCGCTACGCCAGCCCCAACGCCAGCCCCAACGCCAGCCCTAGCCTGAGCCACGGATCCCGTCGTCACGACGACTCCAGCCCCTATTCCAGCCCCCGCTCCAGGGCCAACGTCTAATCCAGGGCCAACGTCCAAGCCAGCCCCACCCTCAGGGAACGGGTAAAACGCTTCCAGATCAGATCCCGTCCCCAGTTCCAATTCAGGGCCAACCCTAGCCCCAGTCCCCATCTCAGCATCAGCGCCACTATCAGGTAATGGGCAACACTGAAAGAGAAACGCCGCGATCAGGGCGGGAACCCCCATAATCAGGGCATTAATACCCAAGGTGGACAGTCCCCCATGGCCAAACATCAAGGCTTGGAACAGTAGACCAATCAAAATGGCAGGAAAGGCATATAACCCCAACACAGCCCCCAGCAAGCCATTGAGTACCAGGTGAACACTGGTGGGGGGGACGGGAATATAGAGGGACGAGGCCACAAAAAAGGCAGCGGTTAAGAGGGATGCTTTGGGAATATCAGCGCTGGGATTGGGGCGACGATCGAGGCGGTGCAACGTGGCCCAGGTGATTAACCCCGTCAGGCCATACCCACCAATGCACAGGGGCGCAGGCAGCAACCCATCGGCAATATGCATGGTTAGGACTTCCTCATAAAAAACAAGCCGGTGCCCACAAAGCCCCAAACCATGGATCCCAGGATAATAACCTTTTGGCTGGGGCTGAGGCTACCCGTCGCCGTGGTCTGGGCTAGGGCTACGGTGGGTTCCCCCT
Encoded proteins:
- a CDS encoding energy-coupling factor ABC transporter permease, with amino-acid sequence MGTGARVGPELELGTGSDLEAFYPFPEGGAGLDVGPGLDVGPGAGAGIGAGVVVTTGSVAQARAGVGAGVGAGVAGRSGARQPWEQRRSPSWQVWRLGLFAFASGALGVGLSALSFFGLVLGTLPLGLAGSTERKVLGGLLLAHGPVMAIEGIFTTLVVLFLYRVKPSLLPQSRPPQRPPQRPSAVIHRG